Genomic segment of Drosophila biarmipes strain raj3 chromosome 2L, RU_DBia_V1.1, whole genome shotgun sequence:
CTTTCTAAAACCGTTTCGGTTAATTTACATAGGCAAATGCACCTGGATGTTAGggtttttacaaaaataggGTACGAAGGTAGggggaaaatatatatcaataGTTCCATTCCTCATTTTGGAATAACAAAATGAAGTAGCCATTAAACTTTCCtgaaaaatgtgcaacctgATGGCATTTCCCATTGCTtctatgtttatttattgtaacaAAAAGGTTCGATTGGACACCTTACACCATACATTTGCCGCAGTGTACAATTGTCTCGCCAGTGTGCTCAATTAGAGACGCATTCGCAAATTGCCTTGCACTTTTATTGTCACCAATCGCGCGACTCTTGCATTTGAGTGCGGTGGCATTTTGTCGCGACGCCTGCGAGTACGTCTGGGTCCCATCATCAGTCACTCCTGGACAGGTCCAGGTCCAGGTCCAGGTAATTGCCCCCGACAAGCTGCGGCAGCCCGGGTCCAATCCCCGACCACTTGTAGGCATTTTGTTTGACTTGGATTATCGCTAAGTGCATGGGTTTAACATTCCGCGGATGTCCAGCTAAACGACGGATTAAGCGGGACTACTTGTTGGGCGCTGTGTTCAGGTCGATCCCGACCTTGCATTACAAGGAATTATTGAGAGCAGGCTCTGGGAAAGAGGCTCCACTTTAAAGTCActgggaatttaattaaaggtACTTGATACCTAcaaaattttcataattttggGGCAGTTAAAAATACTGTAAGCATTTTACAGACTGGCAAATAATAACAGATAAgttttagaaattattttaagaggggaaatgaaatttttaatgcatatttttttataacacGATTTCAACTGATTCacatttattttagatttttaattttggatAATGCTTATTTTGAATGTCATGGCCATTTTGAGAAAAAACCGCTAATAAGATGAAGCCTGAAAAAATCATGATTCCTTAATATTCCTTACTTACTTTCTGTTCTATGCTAACTTTTTCTAACCTTTCACCACCGACCTTAAGACTGAGCATTATACTCTCCTTTCTGGGTCTGCTCCGAATAACTCACCCACAGCAACAGTTTAAGGCCAATCTATCGGCACATTCACACCGCGCTCATGATCCCCGTAAACGGAGTACCCGCATCCCATGCCAAGTGCCCATTAAGCCGCATATATAAATCACCATTAATTTGACAGTGGAGTTTTACATAACTCAGGCCAACAGGTGAAAGCGAAAAGCGCACAGCTGCCGGAGGACAGTGGAGAGATCATGGAGTGTCATGGAAAACTCGCCACTTGCACTCGTGGAAATTGACTGGTTCCCCGGAGACCCTACTCTTGGTCCTCCTCCCACTGCCAATCCCCATCCTGCTCCCCGAGGTTGGCATGCAAAATCGAATTGTGTGCTAATATTTGGCCGAAATGCAAAGAGCCCGCGGTTATCGCCGCACCACGAACATGACGAAGTGGCTCCAGGTGGGGGAAGTTTTCAATGTTGCCGCTGCAGTAATAAAAATCATTACTTTCAAGCCCAAATTGGCAAATGTTTTCAGGGGAGGATGCGGGAATTTCGCCTGATCGACATGCAATGTCAGCGAAACGGCTGTCAAATGGCTAAAAGTTGGGATGTACACTCAAGAAAAAGCTTATAGGCTATCGGATATATCtatcattatatattattatctaCCAAAATACCATTTTATTATGTATTCATAAGTAAAAATTCCGGGTTAGGACCCAAGTTCTTTGTCATCTACTTATAACTTATGCAACTACTCATGTTACTTTTAATATTGGCTATTTGGAGTTATTTTTTGTGATTCTGCTGTGAAAACGATCAAGGGAAAGACAACCGGCATCAAACCCTTTTAAACCCTTTTCAGAGATGCCACAGAAGAAAGCTCACACATGACAAACGTCTCGAAAAATAGCTATGGAAAAACTGTGCGTGGAAAAACACGGCTTTTGTTTTAGCCCTAACCGCAGACAAGATGTCCCAGCTAAAAGCTTTTCCCGACCAAATTCCAGACCCGTATTCCCCTTGCCACCAAGTGACCGGCACAATTTCTCAAATAGTTTTGAGGCAAATAAAGAAATCTTTTACTTTCACTGACGACGCACATTCTTCGAGCGCGGAGTGACCGGGTCTCCAGGTGTTTCTGCGTTGAGGAAGGCGGCTGCCTCGCGATCCCGCTTCCAGTCCTCATCCGTATACTGATGCCGCCAGTGGCCACGTCCTCCGCCCAAGCGGCTCACCAAATCCTTTCGCTGGTTGAGGAACAGCGAGGTGTGCGACTTGGGCACCACCAGCATGTTGACCAGGTGCATCTGCAGGTCGTAGTAGAGCTCCTTGGTGGTATTCCGTACCGCCTGCACCTGATCCCTCCGCAGATGCAGCCCTGAAGCGGTAGACTCTTCGGAGGAAGTTAAGTTAAGAGGATCCAAATCAGAGCTCGACTTGATGGGGAGTGATACAGGGGATGTGGGAGCCTTCAAGACAGAGGGCTTGCACTTTATGAGCTTTCTATTCTGATTGATCAGGATGGGCACCCACTTCTGCAGTGCCACCATACCACTCGCTAGGGTGTCCAAACGGGCCTCCAACTTGGTCAAAACCATGCTGGGCGTCAGCTTCTCCGGCTTTCCATAGTTCGGGGCAAAGGAAAGCCTTACCCTGTCAGCTAGTTTCTTCACGGTGGGATCCCTGACCCAAAGCTCTACCATCGAGTCCTTGACCTTCTTTTTCTCCCTCTTAACCAGTGCTATTTTCTTCTGGGACTTTGGTTTGGCTTTGGGAGAAATGGTCATTGAATTGGGCTCTACTATAGGACCCTCCGCTAATCCTTCGGTGCGTCGCCTGATCTCCAAAGGAACGGGTTGTGTGCACGTGGAGGCCGCTCCTCGTTGGGCTTCCCTGCTGTCGCCCACAAACTCCACCTCTCGACGATTGCCCGGCGGAGTTCGGTACTCATTCCCATGGGTTATTATGTCCTCCATCAGCTCCACTGAGAGTGGCACTGGGCGCTTGTTAGGAGATGCTTTCAGGGGCCACATCTTACCACTCTTGTGTTTTATACTTTCAATTTTGATATAAATGATGGTGCCAAACTACAATCTATCTGGTTATACAAAGTATGAGAATGACACCCTACATTTTTGATTGATTCAAAAGGGATCTAGATTTAAGGTATcctttacatttattttttgcagttTCCCAAATTGgccaaagaaaaaaatcgacTCTATCACCTTTATTACACATAATTGTTACGGTCGTCCCCTAAGTCTTGTCTTTCCTTATTTGTAAATCGATTTAATGAAACTATATGTTCGTTGTTCTGagagttttttattaagatgCTTTTTAAATGTTGTCAATTATTTTCTCAACTTATTAATTTgtacacaaaacacacaagGAGGTGCTGGTTTTCCCACActtctttttttactttaactGATCAAAAGGATTCCTTTCGAAAAATTGTCAAATGTCGTAGAAAATTCGAGTACCTGACTACAGCAATGGAGCCCAAAAGTTCCACAGCCAAAGATCGTTAGAATTGTCAAGTGAGTAAGtatctttattttaagaaatccCTTTTGCTAACGAGTTTCTACCGATTTCAGGATACCAATAATGAAAAAGTTTTGCTGTTGTCTTAGCTTACGAACCGGTGCCCTTTCGATTGCGTATTCAGGCATTACCGTCGATGTTTTCGAATCAATATGGAATATTATAAGTAAAGATCAGTTCTGTGGTGACATTTTAGTTATCTGGATTATTTCTGCCTTTTGGAACATCCTTTCGGATATGGTTCTTTTCATTGCGATTTATAGGGTAAGGGATAAGGAGATAGATACACTGAGTAATGAGCCAAGATGGATTTATTCCCAAGGTTTCAATATGGTGGGAAAGTGTTTTCTGTTTGCGAAAGTACTTTCGTCTCAATGAATAAAATACACATTAGTTTTGTCTCTATTTCAAGAATTCTTCATctcataaaacaaatttaaggtTACTTTGTTCTCAAAAAATTAGATCGACACTTATTTGATCTCAATGTCAAGACCGCTTTGACtcagaaaacaaatttaagagTATTTTGGTCTCGATTTCGAGTTCGTTTCTTGAAGTCTTTAAGAAGAGTTTATTGTTCTTATCTGAGCGTAGTGCCTTCTTTCAGGAAAATCCCCACCTGCTGCCCGTCCACCTGGTGACCTGCCTTGCCGGCCTGATGCTAGAGATGGTTAGTCACATGGTGATCGCCGCCATCGGCATGGCTGACTACTACTTGGTGGGCTTTGCCTTCTTCAAGATCGGCTGTAAGTATCCCTTCCCGTGAAATGCCTCCTCCCCCTGCACCGCCTCGATCCTCCACAGACACCACCGCGGACCTGGTGATCGTGCTGAGCTACTACCACTCGGAGGTTTAGTGGACCGCTCCGATTACCCATTAACCCAGGCGACTGGGGCGCAGCGTGTAGCATTTTGTGGTGGCCGCGATTAGGCGCGAAAATTTATTTGGAAAACGTTGCGCAACCGGGTACGTGCATAAATCGTGGCCAATTGTCACCAGCGGACTGGAGTGGATTGGCAACCGAACTCCAGCGACCTGCGTTTAATTATCGCCCCGCCAGCGCCCGGCGCGCTACATGCGTGCTAATTGACCGGCTCAGGCTCAGCTCCAATCCGAATCCGCCTCTGAatccgactccgactccgaatCCCAGTTCCAGTCCAGTCCAAGTGTCCAAATGATAACCGCGACGATGAAAACGCATGCTGAGCCAAATGAAAATTATGTTGCAATCGGCGAGCGTGGTGCCCGCTGGCTGGTCACTGAACCACTCGGCTACCATCCATCCACGGGCCTTAATTAATTTCCTTGATTAATTGAAAGTGCGCCTTGCTCGCAgtgttttcattttcttacTGGTTTTCTGCCTTTATTTTCTGGGCCCTGGTGCACATTTTTGGCAGTGCAAAGTTGAAGGCAATAAGAAAAATCGCCCCGGATTCGATTCGGTAGTATGTGATGGGCGTCGCCCTGGCCAACCCTTGGCCATTACTCTTGGCCCGATGCGCTCCTTTCCTTTTCCCCGGCGCTGGTACTCGATTATGGCTGAAATTATGGGCCCTCGAAGGGAGGATATTCTGTTATTGCTTCGGGATGCTCTGTAAATGTAAGGAAATATCAGAGGTACTCCACATTTCAAAGCCCAACTATGGCAAATCAGTAGTTCTCTATAAATTTCTTCATAACGCAACTGATTATCCCCCTacgaaattcctaaaaataaatgtctCTATAGAAGACCATTCAGGTCACTGAACATAAGCAATTCCCATACATCACAGCAAATCGAAACCATAATCTTTGACCTTGTCAACCCACTGAGACCGGCAAGTACATCAAGATAAATTAAGCCTCAATTGCGGATTCAGCATCGGGCCAACTAACATCCATCATGCCACTTTTATGGCCGCACAATAGAACCCAGGcccgaacccgaacccgaacccgaaACCGAATACCCAGCCAGTCAACTAAGTTGCAACGCTCACCGAATATTCACtgatttcataaaatattacgATAAATGTCGCTTTCAACGTTTATAAGCCAGAAGgattttaatactttattgcTTATAACCGCAAAGCGACAGTAAACGCTCCTGCTTAAAGAAACAAAATGCAATCGCATCGAAGGGAATCGAAAAtaaggaaaacaagaaaaatgaattgtcttcattttgtaatttaatggtattttattgaatttctGATGTGCCTGGGCAGGGACAAGGCGGATTGCCCCCATCCTTGGCTTCCTTTTGCTCGCTTTGGGATCATATCGGATCGGTATCTGTATCGGGATGGCATGGGGATGCCGGCCCATTCCATCCTGTTGACATTTAAAATATGGCCGCGTGTCAATGCGACTGCCCTACGCCCATTTCGGTTTCGATTTTTAATTCGCCACTCGAACGGAGTCGCGAAATCCCAGcgtaaattcaatttgaaggTCCGAAGGCCTGCAGAAAAATGTGCTTTCACTTGACCCGCAATGCTgcgtaaataaattttatcgcTCCGCTGACACGTGCGCgtaatatttcattaaattcaGAAACTGCGGCAGAAAcccagaaaataaaaagtggcaaaaaaatatgaaaataaaaataaatataattgcgTTCGGTTCAAAACGGCAGCATAAACAAATCGGCGATTGCATCGTAACTTCGTTTTCAATTTGGTAAGTTTGACACTTGGCCAGTTAGTGAGTGTCCCCCGATCCCCGCCAGGCATTCCGAGTGTCCAAGCCAAGTGCCACCTACGTTGGCTGAAAGTTAGTCCAACTCCACGTCCAACTGCAGCTCCCGATGGGGACTACCTGTCGTGGTTATTTTCGCCTGCCATTCACTTGCCGGCAGTGcgtgctgcagttgctcctgTTCCCGGCTGCTCCTTCTCCGCCTGGCTGCTCTGATTGCAACTGCCAATTGTTGGCGAAGCAGCAGTTACAGCTTGCCAATGTTTGTGATGGCCCATAATTTGTTTGCCCATGGCTAGGCTCATAAAGCCAAAGGGGAAAAGCCTGGCTAATAACCAAAGTAAATAGTGCATAAGTTGGGAATTGATTTAGGTCTATGAATGTTCCTTCTTCAaggtaattaattttttacatttgtagTTCaattttacatatatttaaatatactctattttttttttaatataacacagtatttattttgtaagatattatgaaaatggatACGTATCAATAACGGATACTTATTTTGACTTAAGACCTTACATTTCTTatgaattttaataacatCCTCAATCAGCACTTTTAACAATAATGCAAAATAAGTCATTTTATTTGGCTaagatattataataaaatttatattaagtCTTATATCTTAAAATCCGGATGGTCAAACTAAGAAAATATGTGAACATGTaagttattatttaaaaaaataaattatagtctttatttttaagaaattacaCATCCTACATCATATATTTCACACATCAAAGAATCAAATttcatgtatttatttaaaattccttcTTTAAACAGTGCAACTTTGAGAGTTTTGTAGCTCTGCAACATGGCCAGGTGCTCGTAAATAAGAAAACTTGACTAAGCGAACGCCCACAAAGACGCGCTGTGCACCTCCCCAGAGTGATCTACGCCTATTGTGAAGAGTTTTTAAAGACTGCCAAGAACCCCATAAACATATGGCCATTATGCTGAACGCTTTGGCTAATGGCCCGCCTGCCACTAAGCCCACTGAGGTGAGGAATATGCACACATGCCATATGTTTCGGCTGTTCCCCTGCCAGAGCTGCGGTTCCAATGAGCTCGTAAAATCTTAGAGCTTCTTTCGGTGCTTAGTGATGTCTTAGAAGCAACTACAAGTGCTGCTCCCGCTGGTCATTAGGCGACATGGCGGCACGCACCCAGTGGTTTGGAGCCCGGTCATTTGTGCCGACGAATGGGGCGTCACTTAGGCCGATGCTAATTTCCATAATGCACGCCTTGATGGCAGCCAACAGGTTCCCAACTCGGCAAAAAAACAGTGGGGGTTAGCATTATGGTTCTAGGTCTCATAGTCGTAGAATAGTTAAGCCTacataaaattgtaaaattataaGTATATTCAGAagattaatattttaaaaataatattttataatatttattaattaaccTGAACCTATAATACTTTATTTCTTTATCCTCCATTGTACATTTCTGTAAAAAAAGAAGTGACCAGGTAATCTCGGAAGTTTAGCTTTAGGAATGACAACGCGACACGTCAAGTGCGGGCGGGTAATATcctgaaatatataaaatgagtATTTCGCAATCAAATGAAAGCCAAAATCCAATTTAAGATCACCTCCAGTTGACACCTCTCGGCGATCAGCTCGGCGGCCTAGAGCCTCCACTTGCTCTGGCTATGGCTCTGGCGTTGGCCCTGGCCCTGGCGATTTAATGGCTTCGCGATTGGCCTGACCCATCTCTTGGCCAACTGCCAGGTGATCGTGGCCAGTGGACTGCGCATCGTGGAGCCTTTTCGCTGTCCCCGGCAACATGAGTATGATTTATTGAAGTTTATGTGGCCGGAGCAGCTTCTGCCCGCAGTTCGTGATGGCTTCGCTTGGCTTCGTTAGTCGGTCCTGGGATCTGCATGCTTCAGCATACCCTTTATATAGGTATTTTGAAGTTTAgtttaaatacaataaaatataaaaattatataatttaatttcaagatAACTGAATACTTTATAGCATTGATATTATACTCCGAAGATAGATAAGTTACAAGTAATCCAATAACTTTTatataagtaaaaaatataaatctcATAAAAAAGGTTTCTTGATCTATTATATAACATTAGCAGATATTAATTAGATATGACTTGTTTTTTTAAGCTATCTTACCCTAGATTTTAAAGAGTATTACGATCCACAACCTTTACATTTCTTCGTTTTTCGTGTGCTGATCCTGCACTTGGCCGTCCTTATGTGTATCATTTTTCTTGGCCAGCGGCCGGGACTCTAcgttattgtatttttatattatttgtgcTTAATTTGCGGAGCACCCATAGGTAGGAGCAGTGGGAGCCGTGCACCTGATTCCGCGAGTGTTGTGACTTTCGTGGCCGCTGGACAAGTTCGTTGATTTGCGGCAGGCAAATGACCATATACTCCTCACTTTTTGTGGGCAGGAGCACTTGGGCTATTAGCCTGATTTTCTTCCACCTCCTCGTGGACTTCTTGCTCCTCCGCCCCTTCAGCGGTCTTTCCTTTGTCAATTCCCAGAGACATTTGCCTGGGCAAAGAACGAGATTTATGTTAGTCGGGTGTCACTTTAAGTTAATGGGTTATACTCCCCAACCAGTTTTTTAAACTTCTTTATAGATGAGCCTTTTTTGTGCGTcttatttttccactttttgcagtttttcacagttttcatttttttctacattttctTCGCCAGCTGCAGGTgaatttccttaaatttaTGACTGTAGCTTTTAAATTGCTTTATGGCAATTTCCGTGGCACCCACACAAGGCAGACAATAATTTATCAGAAAACTTCACATTCAggttttgtttgattttacaGGTTTTAGAGGGTGTCTAAAAAATTcgttttgaaataaaatatttgggttaaataaaattggatggattttttttatttttttaatataatttaaaaaagaaatatttgaacaGCACTCTTGTGCTGTTTCCAA
This window contains:
- the LOC108028998 gene encoding uncharacterized protein LOC108028998 is translated as MKKFCCCLSLRTGALSIAYSGITVDVFESIWNIISKDQFCGDILVIWIISAFWNILSDMVLFIAIYRENPHLLPVHLVTCLAGLMLEMVSHMVIAAIGMADYYLVGFAFFKIGYTTADLVIVLSYYHSEV
- the LOC108029016 gene encoding uncharacterized protein LOC108029016, producing MWPLKASPNKRPVPLSVELMEDIITHGNEYRTPPGNRREVEFVGDSREAQRGAASTCTQPVPLEIRRRTEGLAEGPIVEPNSMTISPKAKPKSQKKIALVKREKKKVKDSMVELWVRDPTVKKLADRVRLSFAPNYGKPEKLTPSMVLTKLEARLDTLASGMVALQKWVPILINQNRKLIKCKPSVLKAPTSPVSLPIKSSSDLDPLNLTSSEESTASGLHLRRDQVQAVRNTTKELYYDLQMHLVNMLVVPKSHTSLFLNQRKDLVSRLGGGRGHWRHQYTDEDWKRDREAAAFLNAETPGDPVTPRSKNVRRQ